From a single Streptomyces sp. NBC_01264 genomic region:
- a CDS encoding spermidine synthase codes for MASKGKGKSSDKGNDRRRGGRDASEAPAGPVDGGHAALEPDRERSRAWTLLIDGAPQSHVDLDDPGHLDFSYQRRIGHLIDLYAPARQPLNVLHLGGGAFTLARYTAAARPRSTQQIVEIDAGLVAFVREHLPLDPQARVRVRAVDARAGLAKIPDGWADLVIADVFGGARTPAHLTSAEFLDDVRRALAPGGWYVANLADGPPLSHLRGQIATAASRFAELALAADPVVWRGKRFGNAVLVAADRELPVAEFTRRVASDPHPGRVEHGRALIDFAGGAVPVSDASAVASPEPPPSVFR; via the coding sequence AGGGCAACGACAGGCGGCGCGGCGGCCGGGACGCCTCCGAGGCCCCGGCCGGGCCGGTGGACGGCGGTCACGCCGCGCTGGAGCCCGACCGGGAGCGGTCGCGCGCCTGGACCCTGCTGATCGACGGAGCCCCGCAGTCGCACGTGGACCTCGACGACCCCGGACACCTGGACTTCTCCTACCAGCGCCGGATCGGCCACCTGATCGACCTCTACGCCCCCGCCCGCCAGCCCCTCAACGTCCTCCACCTCGGTGGCGGCGCCTTCACCCTCGCCCGCTACACGGCCGCCGCCCGCCCCCGCTCGACGCAGCAGATCGTCGAGATCGACGCCGGGCTCGTGGCCTTCGTACGGGAACACCTGCCGCTGGACCCGCAGGCGCGGGTCCGGGTCCGCGCGGTCGACGCCCGGGCCGGGCTGGCGAAGATCCCCGACGGCTGGGCCGACCTGGTGATCGCCGACGTGTTCGGCGGGGCCCGCACCCCGGCGCACCTGACGAGCGCCGAGTTCCTGGACGACGTACGCCGGGCCCTGGCGCCGGGCGGCTGGTACGTGGCGAACCTCGCGGACGGTCCGCCGCTCTCCCATCTGCGGGGCCAGATCGCCACCGCCGCGTCCCGGTTCGCGGAGCTGGCGCTGGCCGCCGACCCCGTGGTGTGGCGGGGGAAACGCTTCGGCAACGCCGTGCTGGTGGCCGCCGACCGGGAGCTCCCGGTCGCCGAGTTCACCCGACGGGTGGCGAGCGACCCGCACCCCGGCCGGGTCGAACACGGCCGCGCCCTCATCGACTTCGCGGGCGGCGCCGTCCCGGTCTCGGACGCCTCGGCGGTGGCCTCGCCGGAGCCCCCGCCGTCGGTCTTCCGCTGA